From a region of the Apibacter sp. B3706 genome:
- a CDS encoding ankyrin repeat domain-containing protein, whose protein sequence is MGNPEVLFQAIRDNNLDLVTEILKKDLSLLTYKDRRGYNPLLLATYYGHEEIVDYLLEFDSRVDEKDASGNTALMGVCFKGFDTIADKLINAGANVNETNYSGATALIYAASFNRPSIVKLLLESGADPSIADLRGNTPAIHAKIQGLKEISALLEKIY, encoded by the coding sequence ATGGGAAATCCAGAAGTATTATTTCAAGCAATAAGAGATAACAATTTAGATCTTGTAACTGAAATTTTGAAAAAAGATTTATCTCTATTAACTTATAAAGACAGACGCGGTTATAATCCTTTACTTTTAGCAACTTATTATGGTCATGAGGAAATCGTTGATTATTTATTGGAATTTGATTCTAGGGTAGATGAAAAAGATGCTTCGGGTAATACCGCATTAATGGGAGTATGTTTTAAAGGGTTTGATACCATTGCTGATAAATTAATAAATGCAGGTGCAAACGTTAATGAAACTAATTATAGCGGAGCTACTGCATTAATATATGCTGCTTCATTTAATCGGCCTTCTATAGTAAAATTATTATTAGAAAGTGGGGCAGATCCATCGATCGCAGACCTAAGAGGAAATACTCCGGCCATTCATGCAAAAATTCAAGGTTTAAAAGAAATATCCGCTTTATTGGAAAAGATATATTAA